The following nucleotide sequence is from Roseivirga sp. BDSF3-8.
AATATCAATAAATTAGCTTACAACCCCGCCAAACAAGTATCAGGAACCGCGGTTAAAGTAGGAAGACAACGAATTCAAAAGCAGACTAATGAAGTATACACTTTCAATAATTATATCATTCGCTTTTTTATACACTGCAGCAGCCTGCGCCCCCCAGGTACGCACCTTTAAGCCAAACAATAAAGACCTCAGTCAGTACCAGACCTTTGCCTATCTGCCCAATAGCAGTAATATCGCCGAGAACAGGTCTTACGATAACGAGGAAGTAAATCAGACAGTCATACAGACCATTAATACCAACATGATGGAGCAAGGCTACACCCTCGACCGCGACAATCCCGATCTCCTCGTACTAATCAGCGTAAAGACCGATACAGAAACCGGCGTAACCAGGGAACCCTATGCAGCCTATCCCTACACTGCCGGAGCTACTACCGTTAATCCCTATTACCGCACCTACTACTATAGAGGCTACGGGGCTTACAATAATGTCATTGGCTATAACACAGACACCTATCAGTATCAGGAAGGCACACTCGTTATTGACATCGTTGAGCGCGAATCCAAAAAAACCGTATGGAAAGGCATCACCTCCGATGACATCTACCGGAATAATACTAGCGAAGGAATCGCCAGGCTCGTTGAAGAAGTATTTAGTGAATATCCACTCACCCAATAATTTTTTCAGGACGCAAAATAGAGCCCTAAGGCACCGCGCCTAGCTACAGAAAACCCCTGTGACATATCTCTCTACTTGAAGTTTGCCCCCTCGCCTATGTGGTCATCCAATATGTCGCCGGCTTTTCAACAGAAAAAAGGTTTTTAGGCCGATAAATCCTCTTAGTCCTACCTAATAAAAAAACCCGGCGATAACTTCACCGGGTTTATAAGCAAGAGATAATACAATCATCCCTTCAGGGGCAGAGGCTTATTAATAAAACAGCTTACTGATAATAGTCATGGCTCGATTACTCTCTTTACCAGACAGTACATTCTGAAACTCCACTCTATCATCTTTACTTATCGCTGTATCAAATTCTACAGATTTCAAATCCAGCTTTTTACACCCCATCTGCCAGCTTGGGAAAGTTCTGTCAGTTATAGGTCCGCTGGAAATCAATACCGCATTGCTGTGACGCTGGTCGAGTTTTATTTTATCATACAGAGACATGATCGTTTTATAGTCTCCTTCCAGGTACTGCACGAATTTTTGTTCAGAGTAAAGTAGTACCCCCGTAATATCCTGCTTCTTGTTATTACGTATGCAGGCAGAGAGTATCTGGTCGATATCTTGCGGGCTGCAGTTTGGTTTTCTGTTGCTAACGTATACAAGATTTGAAAGCATTCTAAAATTTGTTTAACTAAAGTTGAAAAAAATATACTGTGCAAACTTAGGCAGGTATTATTAAAGAAACACATCAAAAACTCCCCTGCGGATCAATTGTATATTTTCACTAAAAATTACCGCTTTATATAGTTTGTCAGCTAATCACCTCTCCAAAAACAGACTAGAATACATCTCCTATTTTGTTTATTTTCAATAAATAAAAGTTAAACAAAAAATAGATTTAGGTATACCCCCATTCAACTCTATGTAAAATTCGATGTAATAAATAGTGTGTTTTTGTAGAAAACAGCCTGGTAAAGAGCAAAGGACTCTTCCTTTATAAACAGGGAACATGCAGCATAATCCGGATTAAGGCATAGCTATTAAAAGTATTTGCTATTAAACAACCTTTAAATGGACAAAAAAATACCTGCCCAATGGCATTATTATTCACCGCATTTTTTCCTTTTTAAAAAATAAAAACAACGGACGCCAACCTATCCAAACCCTCTGATCACGTATTCAACTGAAAGTATCAGGTTTCTTAACTACACAAGAAAAGCGTACGCTGGTTAGTAGAGCCGCGAATAATGCCACAGCATCTGCCTCGATAGTAGAGATACCTACAAATAAATAGCCCCCTGGAAGCATCTCTACCAGGGGGCTATTTTTAGAATTGTGTATTTATGTAAAAGGTCAGAGCGACTTTAAAAACTTTTCGCCCGGTTCACGCGAGCGGATAACACGTGCTGGGTTACCGTAAGCCAATACATTATCCGGCAGGTCTTTTAGCACTACCGCACCCGAACCCACCACCGTGTTTTCTCCTATGCTCAGCCTGTCTATTATTGTTACATTCAGAGTAATGGTGGCAAACCTACCTATCCTGACCTTGCCCCCTGTCACCGAGCCTGCCGAAAGGTGAGAGAACTCCCCCATATAGCAGTTGTGTTCCAGTTGTGCCCCCGTACTCAGAATGCAAAAGTCTTCTATTTCCGTCTCGGCATTTATGATCACCCCGGCCATAGCCACCACACCCTTACCAATCTTTGTATTGCGCCCTATCGGTACCGATGGATGTATGGCGTTCACAAAGTTAAAATCAGGCACTTTAGAGATAATAAAGTCCCTAACGAACTTCCTGGCGTAATTGTCACCAATGGAGACCAGTCCGCCCTTGATATCGTACGTCTCCATCAATGCCACTATATCCTCCTGCCGGCCGATAACGGGATACCCATAAAGATCAGAACCTATTTCAGCCCCTGAATCTATGATACCCACTACCTTATATTTGCCCTCCTTTTCAATGATATCTATGCACGAGTTAGCCTGAAAGCCTCCCCCGAATAATACTATATTTTCCATCTGATATTTCTTGTCATACGGCAGGCATGCCTACCGTTTCTGTGTAGATTAAATTTGTGAACACCAACGATTATCAGGGCTTTAGCACCTCACTATCCTTTATAGGTGCCAGGTGCTCCCCATTACCTGTAAGTTGCCAGTGCCCTAGTGAGATCGGAATATTGCCTATAGCGTTTACCCTGTCAAAAAATGAGCGGATACTAAACTCACCACTCTCCCCCTCCTGCATGCGCGCATAGTCCGCCAGTGCAGCCTCTACCAGGTACTTACCCGTAATGTAGCTGGTGCCATACCCTGGCTGACGCAGGTACAGGTGCTGCTCAAATATTAGCAGATCCTTCTCAGTCTTCATCCAGCCGCGCGGCGTCCACTCCGAGTGAACACCCCCAGCCTCTTCCATCGTCATCTCATTGGCGTGTGCATACAATGATCCCAACCCACGGGCCGCCCGCTGTGCAATCAGTATATACACAATCTCACGGGCCCTCGGGTTATCCTCGTACAGGCCTGCCTGCATAAACATCTCTTCCACCGCTGTGGCCATCCCCTCATTACGTGAGTCAAAAATATTGTACAGCAAAGGCCCGCGGCGCACCTCACTGCTGTGCGGCTCATTATCCATCCGTGCCAGTTCAAACCAATGGTAGAAATGCGAAAACAGGGGCCGAGGGTCATGATGGGCCGTAATCCAGAAGAAATTACGCTTTTCCTCCGGCACATACTCACCCAGGTGGGCGTTAAGGGCCGGTTCAAAATACCCCTTCACACTTACCATCTCATCTTTATCCAGAAAGGTCAGCAGGCTTTCAGCCCCCTTTTCAGCAAGCTTTTTGTACGCTTCCGGGCTATCAGCAGGTGATAGCTCAGGCAGGTCACGGTTACGGTGCTCCTCCAGCTTGAGCGATGACCAGGCACGCGCCAGCTCCCGCTTTAGCAGCATTACCTCATCTTCCCAAGTAAGCGGCACCAGGTGCACATTTTGCAGATACCACGTGTAGTTTTCTTTTCCTATCCCGGAGGGGCCCGTTTTACCATCTGCCTTACTCTCCAGCCACTGGACCAAGCTATCTGTAGACCTTATTGCCTCCTGCAGGGCTGCCTTCAGCTTTTTGTCTTTAGCCACTCCCCCCATTTCCAGTATTCCTTTCAGGTCTTCGCTTTGCATGCGAATGTCCCTTATACCCGTCACCCACAGGTCGCGGGCATTACCGGTAAGGTTATCCTTTGCCTGTTCATTCAGCGCCGGGATCACCCGTAGTTCATTCAGCATCTGCTGCCGGGCATCCTTATCCAGGGGAAAATCATACGTCCAGAGTTCAAGGGTGCTGTGATGAGTCGGCCCCTCGTGGGCAGGCACATCACTGCGGTAGGTCCATACCGTCTTATAAAAAGCCGGATCACGCACCCATGGCTTCAATACGCGATGGTTGAAATCATAGCCGTTCATCTCCGCCCAAACGATCATCCAGTCCACTTTATCTTCTACGGACCAGCCGGCCGTATCTATTGAAGTAAGCCTGGATTGCAGCTTCTTAAACTCCGGGTAACGCTTCTCAAAGGTGACTGCAGAATAATCCGGAACCCCGTCAGTCATAGGAGGCTTTTCAAAGGCACGCCATTCCTTAAATAAAGACACCAGGTTATCGTAAGACCGCGCCGTAGCCGCGGCAGAGATACAAAAAGTCAGGAGTACAAAAACGGCAAATCGCTTCATGATCAGGGTTTGGTTAGACAAGGCATCAATATACTGGATCACCCTATCAGAGCCAAGTCCTGCAATTCATTAAGTATTGCGCCTATTAAATCCATACATTTGACCACTTAGCAGAACCGGTTTATCATACCATGACTATCACCGACAGTTTTACCCACGAGGACATACAAGGCTTCAGGTTTGGCAAAGGCATTATAGGCAGGCCGGGCATGGTCTCACATATCTACTATATAGATGGATTACTAATCGATACAGGCCACTCCCGGGTAAGAAGAGAGGTAATGGCCGCTGTAGGCAGCCTCCGTGTAAAGCAACTGTTTATTACACACCACCACGAAGACCATACCGGCAACCTCCATATACTGCAACCTCACTATGACAGGCCTGCCTATGCTTCCCCCCTTTGCTGTGAGATCATGAAAGACCCACCTTCGCTAAGCCTGGCTCAGAAGGTAACCTGGGGCAACCGGCCACCCAGCCACAACCTCATACCCAAAGTTGATTATATAGAAACAGACCACTACCGCTTTCAGCTTATTCCTATCCCCGGCCATGCACCCGATATGGTGGCCCTGTATGAGCCGGAAAAGCACTGGCTTTTTTCTTCAGACCTCTTCATTAATACCCATATTGGCTTTTTTCTGCGGGGAGAAAGCATGCTCCAGCAAATAAACTCCATGAAAAAGGTGCTTGAACTCGACTTCAACGTTATGCTTTGTGGCCATAACCCACAGCTTAAAGACCCTAAAAAGAAGCTTCGAAAAAAGCTCGACTACTTTGAGCGCTTCTATGCCGAAGTACAGGAAGGCTACGCAAAAGGCCTGCCTGCCAGACAAATATTCAGGAAAATGAAGCTTAATGAGTATTCGTATGTACGCCTGCTTTCTAAGGGCAGGCTCTCACGGCTGAACATGGTGAAAGCCGCTATGGAAGACATATCCGCCGCCATCCCCTAAGGCTGCATACATGCGGAAAGAATAGTATTTTTGACAAAGCAAAAACCCCTATAGCCGGTGCAGGAATTAACTCATCATCTTCAATCATACTTAGGCATACCCACACACCTCGTCCGGGAGGTGGCCGCACTCTTCAGGCTACAGAAACTATCCAGAGGAGACTATTTCATCCGGAAAGGGCAGCACACCGGCAAACTTGGCTACATCAGAAGCGGCTACCTCCGCGTGTTTGACACCCATGGTAACAAAGAAATTACCCAGTGGATAGGATACCAGGGCTATTTTATGACAGACCTGCATGCCTTTGTTTTTCAAAAAAGAGCCAGGTGGAATATCAATGCACTTACCGACACAGAAATATTGGTACTGGAGGAGGAGGCCCTCCGGGAGGTGAGACAATTGGTACCCAACTGGAATGAGATAGAAAAAAGCTTTATTTCCGACTGCTTTATCACCCTGGAGAACCGTGTATTCAGTCACCTTTCCCTCAGTGCCGAAGAGCGGTATTTACAGTTATTTGAGCATAATAAAGACCTTTTTCTGCATGTGCCCCTAAACTACATCGCCTCTATGCTCGGCATGAGCCCCGAGACCTTCAGCCGCATACGGAATAAAATCAGAACTTGATTTTTGTCAAGAGGAAAAGCTTTACACCCCCTCATCTTTGTCATAAACAAATAAATTATGGCAAAAGTAATCAGTACCAGTATCCGCATCCATGCTTCGGCTGAAACAGTATGGCAGGTAGTAACAGATACCGCCCGTTATCCCGAATGGAATCCATTTATTACCCGGCTTGAAGGAGAGTTGAAAGTAGGCAATCGAATAAAGGTGAAGATCCAAAAGATGACCTTCAAGCCAGTCATTCTGGTATGTGATTCAGCCCGTGAATTGAGATGGCTGGGCAGCCTGGGCATAAAAGGAATTTTTGATGGAGAGCACGCCTTTCTTATAACCGACCAGGGCGACGGGAGTGTTGTTTTTGAGCAGAGGGAAAAATTCACCGGTTTACTAACATCCCTCTTTAGCGGTATGCTTGAGAAAGACACCCTGCCAGGCTTCAGGCAAATGAATGAGAAACTAAAAGATCAGGCAGAGTCTATGTATAACATTACAACAAACCCTGCCTGAAAATACCATCATTTTAAGGTATAAAGAAGGTTACTCCGGCAGACAAGACCCGGTTGTGAACATAGTTATTATCATCACCCTGCGGCAGGATATTGGCCAGCCCCAGCTCGTAGTTCACGGTTAACTGCAGGTTAGACACCTCAAAGCCAGCCATAAAGTAGGCACCTGCGTCAAAGGGACGATAGTTATCTTCTATATCATCACCCCATTCGATATCTCCTTCACTAAGAAATTCAACACCGCCGCTTACACCCTCAGATTCTATGTTACCACCAACCCCGTAAGCTACATACGGACCTGCCCCGGCCAGGAAGCGAATAGGGC
It contains:
- a CDS encoding SRPBCC family protein, with the protein product MAKVISTSIRIHASAETVWQVVTDTARYPEWNPFITRLEGELKVGNRIKVKIQKMTFKPVILVCDSARELRWLGSLGIKGIFDGEHAFLITDQGDGSVVFEQREKFTGLLTSLFSGMLEKDTLPGFRQMNEKLKDQAESMYNITTNPA
- a CDS encoding MBL fold metallo-hydrolase; this translates as MTITDSFTHEDIQGFRFGKGIIGRPGMVSHIYYIDGLLIDTGHSRVRREVMAAVGSLRVKQLFITHHHEDHTGNLHILQPHYDRPAYASPLCCEIMKDPPSLSLAQKVTWGNRPPSHNLIPKVDYIETDHYRFQLIPIPGHAPDMVALYEPEKHWLFSSDLFINTHIGFFLRGESMLQQINSMKKVLELDFNVMLCGHNPQLKDPKKKLRKKLDYFERFYAEVQEGYAKGLPARQIFRKMKLNEYSYVRLLSKGRLSRLNMVKAAMEDISAAIP
- a CDS encoding BLUF domain-containing protein, which encodes MLSNLVYVSNRKPNCSPQDIDQILSACIRNNKKQDITGVLLYSEQKFVQYLEGDYKTIMSLYDKIKLDQRHSNAVLISSGPITDRTFPSWQMGCKKLDLKSVEFDTAISKDDRVEFQNVLSGKESNRAMTIISKLFY
- a CDS encoding Crp/Fnr family transcriptional regulator, which codes for MQELTHHLQSYLGIPTHLVREVAALFRLQKLSRGDYFIRKGQHTGKLGYIRSGYLRVFDTHGNKEITQWIGYQGYFMTDLHAFVFQKRARWNINALTDTEILVLEEEALREVRQLVPNWNEIEKSFISDCFITLENRVFSHLSLSAEERYLQLFEHNKDLFLHVPLNYIASMLGMSPETFSRIRNKIRT
- a CDS encoding DUF4136 domain-containing protein, whose amino-acid sequence is MKYTLSIIISFAFLYTAAACAPQVRTFKPNNKDLSQYQTFAYLPNSSNIAENRSYDNEEVNQTVIQTINTNMMEQGYTLDRDNPDLLVLISVKTDTETGVTREPYAAYPYTAGATTVNPYYRTYYYRGYGAYNNVIGYNTDTYQYQEGTLVIDIVERESKKTVWKGITSDDIYRNNTSEGIARLVEEVFSEYPLTQ
- a CDS encoding acetyltransferase — encoded protein: MENIVLFGGGFQANSCIDIIEKEGKYKVVGIIDSGAEIGSDLYGYPVIGRQEDIVALMETYDIKGGLVSIGDNYARKFVRDFIISKVPDFNFVNAIHPSVPIGRNTKIGKGVVAMAGVIINAETEIEDFCILSTGAQLEHNCYMGEFSHLSAGSVTGGKVRIGRFATITLNVTIIDRLSIGENTVVGSGAVVLKDLPDNVLAYGNPARVIRSREPGEKFLKSL